A stretch of the Bdellovibrio sp. 22V genome encodes the following:
- a CDS encoding YdeI/OmpD-associated family protein: MKERNSQVDAFIKNEKKWKEEIQLLREIALECDLTEDFKWRLPCYTNSDRNIVIIQNFKNFCALMFFDGHRLKDPKHLLKSPGENSQTARRFEFTNVAEIKKMKAAIKSYIKEALKAEGAPAKTEKKKPALPAIPAELQTKFKENKKLKSAFEALTPGRQRHYLMHFSSAKQAATRTSRIEKCIPRILKGLGLND, from the coding sequence ATGAAAGAACGTAATTCCCAAGTCGACGCTTTTATTAAGAACGAGAAAAAGTGGAAAGAAGAGATTCAACTCTTAAGAGAAATAGCTTTGGAATGCGACCTGACCGAGGACTTCAAATGGCGTCTACCGTGTTATACAAATAGCGACCGCAACATCGTCATCATTCAAAACTTTAAAAACTTCTGTGCCTTGATGTTCTTCGACGGCCACCGCCTGAAGGACCCAAAGCACCTACTCAAAAGCCCGGGAGAAAACTCCCAAACAGCCCGGCGCTTTGAATTTACAAACGTTGCAGAAATTAAGAAAATGAAAGCGGCAATAAAGTCCTACATCAAAGAAGCCCTAAAAGCCGAAGGAGCGCCCGCAAAAACAGAAAAGAAAAAACCGGCGCTTCCCGCAATCCCGGCCGAACTTCAAACCAAATTTAAAGAAAACAAAAAACTAAAATCCGCTTTCGAAGCCCTCACCCCAGGCCGTCAAAGACATTACTTAATGCATTTCTCTTCCGCAAAGCAGGCTGCTACGCGAACTTCACGAATTGAGAAATGCATACCAAGAATTTTAAAAGGCTTAGGACTTAATGATTGA
- a CDS encoding HAD family hydrolase: protein MKNVFFFLLVVFCLQSAVAATDPLPSWNNGEIKQSIIKFVEDVSRTGSPTFVKPEDRIATFDNDGTLWSEVPTVEVEFTKVRLQEVLEKDPSLKNKEPYKSLLAKGKAALPMLSQKQILDIMARTHSGMSEEEFEEQVRSFFETARHPKLQVPYTQTTYKPMLELLSYLRENGFKTFISSGGDIAFMRAVAFNIYSIPPENIIGSFFVDKTIEKNGRLEVMRTANLGLMNDKENKPVGIVRHIGKRPIFSAGNVRSGGDVEMLRYSSEGQGRTLQLMINHDDVDREAAYQEKDGRSLAAAKKFGWKVVSMKSDWKQVFATEQPLAKRNK, encoded by the coding sequence ATGAAAAATGTTTTCTTTTTTCTTTTGGTTGTTTTCTGTCTTCAATCCGCTGTTGCTGCGACAGATCCTCTGCCTTCCTGGAATAATGGAGAGATTAAACAGTCTATTATCAAATTTGTGGAAGATGTCAGTCGAACGGGGAGCCCCACGTTTGTAAAGCCCGAAGATCGCATCGCCACATTCGACAATGACGGAACTTTGTGGAGTGAAGTCCCGACAGTTGAAGTCGAGTTCACGAAAGTGCGCTTGCAGGAGGTTCTAGAAAAAGATCCTTCTTTGAAGAATAAAGAGCCCTATAAATCTCTTCTGGCGAAAGGCAAGGCGGCACTTCCGATGCTCTCGCAAAAGCAAATCCTCGACATCATGGCGCGAACCCACTCGGGAATGAGCGAAGAAGAGTTTGAAGAGCAAGTGCGCAGCTTCTTCGAAACAGCCCGCCATCCGAAGCTGCAGGTTCCGTATACCCAGACCACTTATAAACCCATGCTCGAGCTATTGAGCTATTTACGCGAAAACGGGTTTAAAACTTTCATTAGCTCCGGTGGAGACATCGCGTTTATGCGCGCGGTGGCTTTTAATATTTACTCGATCCCACCAGAAAACATCATTGGTTCTTTTTTTGTCGACAAGACGATTGAGAAAAACGGGCGTCTTGAGGTTATGCGCACCGCGAACTTAGGTTTGATGAATGATAAAGAGAATAAACCCGTCGGTATCGTTCGTCATATCGGCAAACGGCCGATTTTCTCTGCGGGCAATGTGCGCTCAGGTGGAGACGTGGAAATGCTTCGTTATTCGAGTGAAGGGCAGGGGCGCACTCTGCAATTGATGATCAATCATGACGATGTCGATCGTGAAGCGGCCTACCAGGAAAAGGATGGGAGATCGCTGGCTGCCGCCAAAAAATTTGGCTGGAAAGTGGTTAGCATGAAAAGCGATTGGAAGCAGGTTTTCGCAACAGAACAACCTCTGGCAAAAAGAAATAAATAA
- a CDS encoding arylsulfatase gives MATRKDTGTGTKKPNILVIWGDDIGISNLSCYSDGMLGYRTPNIDRLAKEGMKFTDSYGEQSCTAGRASFITGQSGIRTGLTKVGVPGATVGLQASDPTIAELLKDHGYATGQFGKNHLGDRNEYLPTVHGFDEFFGNLYHLNAEEEPELPDWPPQKDFPEFNKGYRPRGVLRCVATDKEDSASDARFGKVGKQKIEDTGALTKKRMETCDEEFVAAAKDWITRQNQEGKPWFCWVNTTHMHFRTHTKPESLGQAGRWQSPYHDTMIDHDKNVGDLLNLLDQLGITEDTFVMYSTDNGPHMNSWPDGAMTPFRSEKNTNWEGAFRIPLLVRWPGKIAAGSVSNEIVQHHDWLPTFLAMAGDDQIVEKLKKGHKAAGKSFKVHIDGYNLLPYLLGQEKHSPRKGFIYFNDDGDMVALRFDNWKLVFMEQRSPGTLRVWAEPFVTLRLPKLYNLRTDPFERADVTSNTYYDWLLDHAYIVLAAQVVAADFAKSLKDFPPRQKPASFTVDQAMMKMNEAASGAHH, from the coding sequence ATGGCGACTCGGAAGGATACCGGCACAGGGACGAAAAAACCCAACATTCTTGTGATTTGGGGGGATGATATCGGGATTTCAAATTTGAGCTGTTACAGCGACGGCATGTTGGGTTACCGCACCCCCAACATTGATCGTCTTGCGAAGGAAGGAATGAAGTTCACCGACTCTTATGGCGAACAGAGTTGCACGGCAGGCCGAGCCTCCTTCATTACTGGGCAGAGCGGAATTCGCACGGGTCTAACGAAAGTGGGTGTGCCTGGCGCGACAGTGGGGCTTCAAGCTTCGGATCCGACAATCGCGGAACTCCTTAAAGATCATGGTTATGCCACAGGACAGTTTGGAAAAAATCATTTGGGTGATCGCAATGAGTATTTGCCCACTGTGCATGGGTTCGATGAGTTTTTCGGCAATCTCTATCATCTGAATGCGGAAGAAGAACCCGAGTTGCCGGATTGGCCTCCACAAAAAGATTTTCCAGAGTTTAACAAAGGTTATCGACCGCGCGGTGTCCTTCGCTGTGTAGCGACAGATAAAGAAGACAGCGCTTCAGATGCACGCTTCGGTAAAGTGGGAAAACAGAAAATCGAAGATACGGGAGCTCTCACAAAAAAAAGAATGGAAACTTGCGATGAGGAATTCGTCGCTGCTGCCAAAGACTGGATCACTCGACAAAATCAGGAAGGAAAACCGTGGTTTTGCTGGGTGAATACAACACACATGCACTTCCGCACGCACACAAAGCCCGAAAGCCTCGGGCAAGCAGGGCGTTGGCAAAGTCCTTATCACGACACGATGATTGATCATGATAAAAATGTCGGGGATCTTCTAAACCTTCTCGATCAGTTGGGTATTACGGAAGACACGTTTGTCATGTACTCCACGGACAACGGACCGCATATGAACTCTTGGCCGGATGGAGCGATGACGCCTTTTAGAAGTGAAAAAAACACTAACTGGGAGGGAGCGTTCCGTATTCCTCTTTTGGTGCGCTGGCCTGGAAAGATTGCCGCGGGTTCCGTTTCAAATGAGATTGTGCAACATCATGATTGGTTGCCGACTTTCTTGGCAATGGCGGGCGATGATCAAATTGTTGAGAAACTCAAGAAAGGCCATAAAGCCGCCGGCAAGAGTTTCAAAGTGCATATCGATGGCTATAACCTTCTGCCGTATCTGTTGGGCCAAGAGAAGCACAGTCCTCGGAAAGGATTTATTTATTTCAACGACGATGGCGACATGGTGGCCTTACGCTTCGATAACTGGAAGCTCGTATTTATGGAACAAAGATCGCCCGGAACACTCCGAGTTTGGGCAGAGCCGTTTGTGACGTTGCGTTTACCGAAGCTTTACAATCTGCGCACTGATCCTTTTGAAAGAGCCGACGTAACTTCGAACACTTATTACGATTGGCTGCTGGATCACGCCTACATCGTCTTAGCAGCACAGGTGGTGGCAGCTGATTTCGCTAAAAGTTTGAAAGACTTTCCGCCGCGACAAAAACCTGCAAGCTTCACCGTCGATCAGGCCATGATGAAAATGAATGAGGCAGCCAGTGGCGCGCATCACTGA
- a CDS encoding LysR family transcriptional regulator: protein MNLLHLQYFYVVAKEQGFTNASKALRIQQPAISRMVKLLEDDIGFDLFEKVGRRVQLTPKGMEVFEHCQRIFGSVDDLKQSLGKISGEVKGPLKLAASEPIASHFLPEVLEKYLAKHPQVYPNIFSGPASMLLEKIENGQLELGLFFHIPDLSEKLEIFAKKEIQYHLVIRKDLRRKKDVLESFIGSREIDDSSTRKFPTLEKLRKIHPNAQIKISSNNLTAHKEMVLRGLGVSVLPEFLVAEELKEGLLSDLLPKEDLLFHLKFIKRKTAQLSTAAQTLMYECTN, encoded by the coding sequence ATGAATCTCCTGCATCTGCAATATTTCTATGTGGTCGCTAAAGAACAAGGCTTCACGAATGCGTCCAAAGCACTTCGCATTCAACAACCCGCCATCAGCCGCATGGTGAAACTTTTAGAGGACGACATCGGATTTGATCTTTTTGAAAAAGTCGGTCGCCGTGTGCAATTGACTCCGAAAGGCATGGAGGTGTTTGAACACTGCCAAAGAATTTTCGGCTCTGTCGATGATTTAAAGCAGTCTTTGGGAAAAATCTCCGGCGAAGTCAAAGGTCCTTTAAAGCTGGCGGCCTCAGAACCCATCGCCAGTCATTTTTTGCCGGAAGTTTTAGAAAAGTATTTAGCGAAGCACCCTCAAGTGTATCCCAACATTTTCTCCGGCCCAGCTTCGATGCTTCTAGAAAAAATTGAAAACGGCCAGCTTGAACTGGGACTCTTTTTTCACATTCCCGATCTTTCAGAAAAACTCGAGATTTTTGCGAAAAAAGAAATTCAGTACCACCTTGTCATCCGCAAAGATTTACGAAGAAAGAAAGATGTCCTAGAAAGTTTTATTGGCTCGCGAGAAATCGACGATTCATCTACTCGCAAATTTCCAACTTTGGAAAAACTTAGAAAGATACATCCAAACGCACAAATCAAAATCTCAAGCAACAACCTGACAGCCCATAAAGAAATGGTTCTGCGCGGCCTCGGTGTTTCCGTTCTCCCCGAATTCCTCGTCGCCGAAGAACTCAAAGAAGGACTCTTAAGCGACCTCCTACCAAAAGAAGATCTGCTATTTCACCTCAAATTCATAAAAAGAAAAACCGCCCAACTCTCGACAGCAGCACAAACCTTAATGTACGAGTGCACAAATTAA